The following nucleotide sequence is from Roseivirga sp. BDSF3-8.
ATTGCCCCTCTATTGACTGGTTATAAGCCTGGCGGTACATCAGTATATCATCCAAGGATGCTGCTTAAAATATTGATTTACGGGTATATGAGTAATATCTACTCTACCCGCAAGTTGGAGGCAGCTATTGGTCAAAACGTTCACTTCATGTGGTTGGCAGGTATGAACAAGCCTGACCATAACACTATTGCCCGTTTTCGATGCGATCGGTTGAAAGATAGCCTGAAGGTGATCTTTGCTCAGATTGTAATGTTCTTAGTTGATGAGGGCCTACTGGACTTAAAGACAGTTTACACCGACGGCACCAAGATAGAAGCCCAGGCTAATCGCTACACGTTTGTGTGGGGCAGGTCTATTAAGACCAATACCGAAAAGATAAGCCAACAGCTTGAAGAGTTGTGGGACTATACCCAGCGGGTGGCAGAAGACGAGTTATATCAGGAAAAGCCTGATTTTAGCAAAATCGATGCTCGAAAGGTTAGTGATACTATTGATAGGATTGACCAGGCACTCACGGGCAAGAAGATAGCAAAAGGGAAGAGGCAGAAGCTTACCTATGCACGAAAAAACTGGCCTGGGAAGCTGGCTGAATACCAGCAGAAGCAAGCTATACTGGGACAACGAAACAGCTATTCAAAGACTGACCACGATGCAACCTTTATGATGATGAAGGAAGACCATATGCGAAATGGACAGCTCAAGCCGGGCTATAACCTTCAGATCAGCACCTCCAATCAATACTTGGTAAACTACACGATCCATCAAAATCCTACCGACACCCTAACGTTACAACCCCATCTTAAGAACTATCAGCAGTTATATAACACCCTGCCTGACACTATATGCGCTGATGCAGGATATGGTAGCGAAGAGAACTATGACTATCTGAAAGATAAAGTAGAGAAGGCCTATGTAAAGTATAATTACTTCCATAAGGAGCAAACCAGAAAATGGAAGCAAGACATATCTAAATCTCAGAACCTGCATTACAACGAAGAGCAGGATAAGGTCTATTGCCCGGCAGGCCAGCCAATGGATCATATAGGAAAGCGAAAAACAAAAACTAAGTCGGGTTATGAACAAACTTATGCACAATATCAGGCCAGAAACTGCCTGGAGTGTCCATTAAGGAGCGGTTGTTTTAAAGCAAAAGGCAACCGGATAGTTGAGATCAATCATAACCTTAGAACTCACAAGCAAAAAGTGCGGGATATGCTTATGAGTGACCAGGGAATAGCTCATCGCAAGCAGCGACCGGCAGATGTAGAAACTGTGTTCGCAGCCATCAAACACAACCGGGGCTTCCGCAGATTTATGATGCGGGGAACAGAGAAAGTCGAAATAGAAGCCGGACTACTGGCTATTGCACATAACCTGCTCAAAAAGGCTTCATAGAGAGCCTGTTTTCTTCGCCAAAAGAAAACAGATCATCAATAGCATTTACAGCAGATGAGCCTGGAAAGAAAAAAGTAAAGGCTGCCTCAACACTTTTGAGACAGCCTCCTTTTTCTATTTCAGTAACTGAAGCCAACCTGTGCAGGACTCACCGTTTGGCAGGAGTATTTCAAAATAATAAACGCCCGCCGCCAGGTCGGCCCCGTTCCAGTCATTACCATAATTTTTGGCTTCATGCATTACTTTGCCCCATCGGTTACTAATTACTACATCAACCGGCTCCGGGCTAATGATAGTAAAGGTGTCATTTTTACCATCCTTCGCATCCGGGGTAATTACATTGCCCACCCTGAATCTTTCTACATTTATCTTGCGGGTAAAGGTTTGCTCACAGATACCATTACGGGTAGTCAGTGTAACGGTATAGGCGCCTGGCTCATCGTATTCATGTTGTAAAGAAGCACTATCCGCGGAAGTAGTTCCATCACCGAAGTTCCAGTTTAACTCTTCATATATTTCTCCATCAAAAGAGAAGTCCACCGCCATAATGCCTTCGCACATTGCCGTTCGCTTCATTTCAAAGCCTGTGTCAGGC
It contains:
- a CDS encoding IS1182 family transposase — translated: MSEKIVFKDYNPKQIMLLPPSLEELIEADHPVRVVNEVVDRLDIAPLLTGYKPGGTSVYHPRMLLKILIYGYMSNIYSTRKLEAAIGQNVHFMWLAGMNKPDHNTIARFRCDRLKDSLKVIFAQIVMFLVDEGLLDLKTVYTDGTKIEAQANRYTFVWGRSIKTNTEKISQQLEELWDYTQRVAEDELYQEKPDFSKIDARKVSDTIDRIDQALTGKKIAKGKRQKLTYARKNWPGKLAEYQQKQAILGQRNSYSKTDHDATFMMMKEDHMRNGQLKPGYNLQISTSNQYLVNYTIHQNPTDTLTLQPHLKNYQQLYNTLPDTICADAGYGSEENYDYLKDKVEKAYVKYNYFHKEQTRKWKQDISKSQNLHYNEEQDKVYCPAGQPMDHIGKRKTKTKSGYEQTYAQYQARNCLECPLRSGCFKAKGNRIVEINHNLRTHKQKVRDMLMSDQGIAHRKQRPADVETVFAAIKHNRGFRRFMMRGTEKVEIEAGLLAIAHNLLKKAS